A section of the Bombus huntii isolate Logan2020A chromosome 5, iyBomHunt1.1, whole genome shotgun sequence genome encodes:
- the LOC126865430 gene encoding inactive ubiquitin carboxyl-terminal hydrolase MINDY-4B isoform X2 yields MLLSVRAARCAALMGEPDELYPEKIIYPRSTRTLVKTAVIGGKPIEEKICMTLRTLVFGSCASPPRPEWARTGFTLRPYGQSLAFGLRAPRNTTRGLVTVVQATMLKHFLFKCNRQDTHANPESMLKPSYDRQIDVLTLTIAEIIWRCAGGFAVQSTGYSPNQSVTGNANAPRAVVALPQETPYVQHSVQYFQDGLTETLHLFEFDSLGDLEIFIKRYLYLFQDEGGPGAKLLLYSAVLSRGLSKVQADLEDPKGSILSGCPEEGPISVVILSLTGRASPHLHNGVLHVGDENTYAIPQWGVLVRSEVGFLVHEGDGQLNKQPGSRLKTPNLPIWVTLCHGHHGVLFNTNRELLRNYHAERRFEIQYFTCGGSHAILTVDTRSNSGNDSEFEGPSKECMDIAATPLEKLIRSKWQDACIQWNGTPLM; encoded by the exons atgtTGCTGTCTGTTAGAGCAGCCAGGTGTGCGGCTCTGATGGGAGAGCCTGACGAACTGTATCCAG AGAAGATCATTTATCCGAGAAGCACTAGGACGTTGGTCAAGACTGCTGTAATTGGAGGAAAACCTATCGAAGAGAAGATTTGCATG ACCCTGAGAACGTTGGTTTTCGGAAGTTGTGCCAGTCCACCGAGACCGGAATGGGCAAGAACCGGATTCACCCTACGACCTTACGGACAAAGCTTGGCATTTGGATTGCGAGCACCGAGAAATACGACCAGGGGTCTCGTAACTGTTGTACAGGCTACAATGCTCAAGCATTTCCTGTTTAAATGTAATAGACAAGACACTCATGCTAATCCAGAAAG CATGCTGAAGCCATCGTACGATAGACAGATCGATGTCTTGACATTGACGATAGCAGAGATCATTTGGCGTTGCGCCGGTGGATTCGCCGTGCAAAGTACTGGTTATTCGCCAAATCAGAGTGTCACGGGAAACGCAAATGCGCCCAGGGCCGTGGTAGCTTTGCCGCAAGAGACGCCCTATGTGCAACATAGCGTGCAATACTTCCAGGATGGTCTCACGGAGACC CTGCACCTGTTCGAGTTTGATTCTTTGGGAGACTTggagatatttattaaaagatatttatatttg TTTCAAGACGAGGGTGGCCCTGGTGCTAAATTATTATTGTACAGCGCTGTGCTTTCCAGAGGACTTTCTAA GGTACAAGCCGATCTAGAAGATCCAAAAGGCTCGATACTAAGCGGCTGTCCAGAGGAAGGTCCCATAAGCGTTGTAATTCTCTCATTAACTGGTCGTGCTTCGCCTCATCTGCATAATGGGGTGCTACACGTTGGGGATGAAAACACATAC GCTATACCACAATGGGGTGTCCTTGTGAGGAGCGAAGTAGGATTTCTGGTGCACGAGGGTGATGGACAATTGAACAAACAACCAGGATCTCGTTTGAAAACCCCGAATTTGCCAATTTGGGTTACTCTGTGTCACGGCCATCACGGTGTCTTGTTCAATACCAACCGGGAATTACTTAGAAATTATCACGCTGAACGACG TTTCGAGATTCAATACTTCACATGCGGCGGCAGCCACGCCATTTTGACCGTGGACACCAGGTCGAATTCCGGAAATGATTCAGAGTTCGAGGGCCCAAGCAAAGAATGCATGGACATTGCTGCAACACCCTTGGAGAAACTTATTCGTTCCAA atggCAGGATGCTTGCATACAGTGGAATGGAACACCCTTAATGTGA
- the LOC126865432 gene encoding DNA/RNA-binding protein KIN17 — MGKHEVGTPKYIANKIKAKGLQKLRWYCQMCQKQCRDENGFKCHTMSESHHRQLLLFADNASRYMDQFSKEFSHGYLNLLKRQFGTRRVPANRVYQEYISDRGHIHMNATIWLTLTAFVKWLGRTGQCVVDETEKGWYVTYIDRDPETLAAQERKAKKQKMDKDDEERMMEFVEKQVEKGQQESNGQSETVKEPLTRVDNDTPLVLNMKINKKPKLLPIIKIEKADKGSTSTESVSMISNIKSEESSKGYMDKETRSIKSEKHTSKYSKDEDSREGWLREGLMVKVITKTLGDKYYKSKGIVQSVEKSNFVGKVKLKSPEEVENHVIKLDQEYLETVIPAFGKPVMILWGKYKGMMGVVYKLHIESYSIDVKLERDDIIVKNLPYEQICKYMI; from the exons ATGGGTAAACACGAAGTGGGAACACCAAAGTACATTGCTAATAAAATTAAGGCAAAAGGCTTGCAAAAATTGAGATGGTATTGTCAAATGTGTCAGAAACAGTGCAGAGACGAAAATGGATTCAAGTGTCATACCATGTCAGAATCTCATCATAGACAGCTATTACTATTTGCTGACAATGCATCCCGGTATATGGATCAATTCTCAAAAGAATTTTCTCATGGTTACTTAAACTTGTTGAAAAGACAATTTGGTACCAGACGTGTACCAGCTAATCGAGTTTATCAAGAATATATCTCAGATAGAGGACATATACATATGAATGCTACAATCTGGCTTACGTTAACTGCATTTGTTAAATGGCTTGGACGTACTGGCCAATGTGTTGTTGATGAAACAGAAAAGG GTTGGTACGTAACATATATCGACAGAGATCCAGAAACATTAGCCGCTCAAGAAAGGAAAGCTAAAAAGCAAAAAATGGATAAAGATGACGAGGAAAGGATGATGGAGTTTGTAGAGAAACAAGTAGAAAAGGGTCAGCAAGAAAGTAACGGACAATCTGAAACTGTTAAAGAGCCGTTAACACGAGTTGACAATGATACACCACTAGTTCTTaacatgaaaataaataaaaagccAAAACTGCTTCctattataaaaatagaaaaagcaGATAAAGGTTCAACTAGTACTGAATCAGTCTCTAtgatttcaaatataaaatcagAGGAATCAAGTAAGGGGTATATGGACAAAGAAACAAGGTCAATAAAATCAGAAAAACATACATCTAAATATAGCAAAGATGAAGATAGTAGAGAAGGATGGTTAAGAGAGGGTTTGATGGTGAAAGTAATTACTAAGACTCTTGGAGACAAATATTACAAGTCTAAAGGAATAGTTCAGTCTGTTGAAAAATCCAACTTTGTTGGGAAGGTCAAATTGAAATCGCctgaagaagtcgagaatcacgttataaaattGGATCAGGAATATCTAGAAACCGTAATACCCGCCTTTGGAAAGCCGGTCATGATTCTTTGGGGAAAATACAAAGGCATGATGGGTGTAGTATATAAACTTCACATTGAAAGTTACAGTATTGATGTAAAATTAGAAAGGGATGAcattattgtaaaaaatttaCCGTATGAACAAATTTGCAAATATATGATATGA
- the LOC126865430 gene encoding inactive ubiquitin carboxyl-terminal hydrolase MINDY-4B isoform X1: MEETEEIEESTNSCSTSTSSSAATVRGKKHCTEMRSEKPVYLRQKEKIIYPRSTRTLVKTAVIGGKPIEEKICMTLRTLVFGSCASPPRPEWARTGFTLRPYGQSLAFGLRAPRNTTRGLVTVVQATMLKHFLFKCNRQDTHANPESMLKPSYDRQIDVLTLTIAEIIWRCAGGFAVQSTGYSPNQSVTGNANAPRAVVALPQETPYVQHSVQYFQDGLTETLHLFEFDSLGDLEIFIKRYLYLFQDEGGPGAKLLLYSAVLSRGLSKVQADLEDPKGSILSGCPEEGPISVVILSLTGRASPHLHNGVLHVGDENTYAIPQWGVLVRSEVGFLVHEGDGQLNKQPGSRLKTPNLPIWVTLCHGHHGVLFNTNRELLRNYHAERRFEIQYFTCGGSHAILTVDTRSNSGNDSEFEGPSKECMDIAATPLEKLIRSKWQDACIQWNGTPLM; encoded by the exons ATGGAGGAAACAGAGGAAATCGAGGAGAGTACCAACTCGTGTTCGACGTCCACGTCGTCCTCAGCGGCGACGGTGCGTGGCAAGAAACACTGTACGGAAATGCGATCTGAGAAACCCGTGTACCTTCGACAGAAAG AGAAGATCATTTATCCGAGAAGCACTAGGACGTTGGTCAAGACTGCTGTAATTGGAGGAAAACCTATCGAAGAGAAGATTTGCATG ACCCTGAGAACGTTGGTTTTCGGAAGTTGTGCCAGTCCACCGAGACCGGAATGGGCAAGAACCGGATTCACCCTACGACCTTACGGACAAAGCTTGGCATTTGGATTGCGAGCACCGAGAAATACGACCAGGGGTCTCGTAACTGTTGTACAGGCTACAATGCTCAAGCATTTCCTGTTTAAATGTAATAGACAAGACACTCATGCTAATCCAGAAAG CATGCTGAAGCCATCGTACGATAGACAGATCGATGTCTTGACATTGACGATAGCAGAGATCATTTGGCGTTGCGCCGGTGGATTCGCCGTGCAAAGTACTGGTTATTCGCCAAATCAGAGTGTCACGGGAAACGCAAATGCGCCCAGGGCCGTGGTAGCTTTGCCGCAAGAGACGCCCTATGTGCAACATAGCGTGCAATACTTCCAGGATGGTCTCACGGAGACC CTGCACCTGTTCGAGTTTGATTCTTTGGGAGACTTggagatatttattaaaagatatttatatttg TTTCAAGACGAGGGTGGCCCTGGTGCTAAATTATTATTGTACAGCGCTGTGCTTTCCAGAGGACTTTCTAA GGTACAAGCCGATCTAGAAGATCCAAAAGGCTCGATACTAAGCGGCTGTCCAGAGGAAGGTCCCATAAGCGTTGTAATTCTCTCATTAACTGGTCGTGCTTCGCCTCATCTGCATAATGGGGTGCTACACGTTGGGGATGAAAACACATAC GCTATACCACAATGGGGTGTCCTTGTGAGGAGCGAAGTAGGATTTCTGGTGCACGAGGGTGATGGACAATTGAACAAACAACCAGGATCTCGTTTGAAAACCCCGAATTTGCCAATTTGGGTTACTCTGTGTCACGGCCATCACGGTGTCTTGTTCAATACCAACCGGGAATTACTTAGAAATTATCACGCTGAACGACG TTTCGAGATTCAATACTTCACATGCGGCGGCAGCCACGCCATTTTGACCGTGGACACCAGGTCGAATTCCGGAAATGATTCAGAGTTCGAGGGCCCAAGCAAAGAATGCATGGACATTGCTGCAACACCCTTGGAGAAACTTATTCGTTCCAA atggCAGGATGCTTGCATACAGTGGAATGGAACACCCTTAATGTGA
- the LOC126865420 gene encoding protocadherin-like wing polarity protein stan encodes MKHNILKILPILFCTLHLHTGQLIRDARCFLENGATAAHLFVSEDLPVGDTVGVLGVLGDPGPQGDIELRLQEHDSPVTFSAYSKNLTLIRPLDKEGIDGPASVYVNVICERKHTLDPGFVIPVNIRVTDANDNAPQFVNAPYVLNISEVTVVGTRVLQGVRAVDADQPGPFSTVQYAVLPGPHSDYFVFVNALEGTLVLRKPLDYETLANFSVDIRAQDQGNPPKSSTTTLYVNVIDADDQNPAFQNDQYKILIPRNIKTRRILKVDPAPIKAVDQDVGINAPVQYTIQGGILPFLTLNPETAEVAITRPLYEHELLSPATIVAKATQIDNPDKYALSTIVVSRESDWNVEPTAGGRLPVRFIRKDHETSIPENTPPGSVLLTTGVNKVDSNLRFWLVGAMEDLERFSITNSGELILKGTLDYERRVQHSFLVRVTDGHHNDTSRVNVSVEDVNEWEPRFRHPRYEFHAATLREGSIVGKLEAADGDRDDKVSLSLRGPDARSFEIRDNGELILRSATTINGTLARLVAVASDSGRPPRSSMIPVIVHIPNSGSLPIAARAAPAWLGSSVLLVAVFGAVLGLLGVIILVLILYIYKNKRPKASGSVSSVGTGYREKSPVPSALSPTPQVLGANMLQDALEVPRRGNRIENARNIDENEEEAETGDDLEEDDHVDQEIVDDSNNSESREVKNDNNDVENPVFAARNYNATIKSVTSARQLPLYARHKVAPAPNPPGLSATSNIPNIGGLVQNMNDLSLKTNLNADSCKSSNYSGDLPDSLVPAWPACSVSQRVKKLSWDDDDRTVDSVEVAAETMSRNSQVGNERLNLTVYF; translated from the exons ATGAAACACAACATTCTGAAGATCCTGCCTATCCTCTTTTGCACGTTGCATTTACACACCGGACAAT tgATCCGTGATGCGAGATGTTTTCTGGAAAACGGTGCCACCGCCGCACATCTCTTCGTCAGCGAAGATTTACCGGTCGGTGACACCGTGGGTGTACTCGGAGTGCTGGGTGATCCTGGACCACAGGGTGACATCGAACTCAGACTCCAGGAGCACGATAGTCCAGTAACTTTCTCAGCGTATTCGAAGAATCTAACTCTTATCAGGCCACTAGATAAAGAAGGCATCGATGGACCTGCCAGCGTTTACGTGAACGTAATTTGCGAACGGAAACATACATTAGATCCT GGTTTCGTGATACCAGTCAATATTCGCGTGACTGATGCCAATGATAATGCACCTCAATTTGTAAATGCGCCTTACGTTCTAAATATCTCTGAG GTCACGGTAGTTGGCACGAGGGTTCTTCAAGGTGTGAGAGCCGTGGATGCTGACCAACCAGGGCCATTTTCTACTGTACAGTATGCCGTTTTGCCTGGACCGCATtcg GATTACTTCGTGTTCGTGAATGCTTTAGAAGGCACCCTAGTTCTAAGGAAACCGCTAGATTATGAAACTCTTGCCAATTTTTCCGTCGATATCCGTGCACAG GACCAGGGCAATCCGCCCAAATCATCGACTACAACCCTCTATGTTAATGTTATCGACGCGGATGACCAAAATCCTGCCTTCCAAAATGACCAATACAAAATTCTCATCCctcgaaatattaaaacg AGAAGGATACTGAAAGTTGATCCAGCGCCAATAAAAGCAGTAGATCAGGATGTAGGAATTAATGCTCCGGTTCAGTATACGATTCAAGGAGGAATTCTACCGTTCCTCACACTGAATCCGGAAACAGCTGAAGTCGCCATAACACGACCATTATACGAGCATGAACTTTTATCACCAGCAACTATCGTGGCAAAG GCTACGCAGATAGACAATCCAGATAAATATGCTCTTTCCACTATAGTCGTTTCTCGAGAGTCGGATTGGAACGTGGAACCCACTGCTG GTGGCAGATTACCAGTAAGATTCATACGAAAGGATCATGAAACTAGTATTCCAGAAAATACCCCTCCAGGAAGCGTTTTATTAACGACAGGAGTGAATAAAGTAGATTCA AATTTAAGATTCTGGCTTGTGGGAGCGATGGAAGATCTGGAAAGATTCTCCATCACTAATTCCGGtgaattgattttaaaagGCACTCTCGATTATGAGAGGAGGGTCCAGCATAGTTTTTTGGTTCGTGTCACTGACGGCCATCAT AACGACACCTCACGCGTCAATGTTTCTGTTGAGGATGTAAATGAATGGGAACCCAGGTTTCGTCATCCCAGGTACGAATTTCACGCCGCAACTTTGAGAGAAGGATCCATCGTCG GAAAATTGGAAGCTGCTGATGGTGACAGAGACGACAAAGTTAGTCTATCTCTTAGAGGTCCAGATGCAAG ATCTTTCGAGATACGTGATAATGGAGAATTAATTCTCAGATCAGCAACAACCATTAATGGTACTTTGGCCAGGTTAGTGGCTGTTGCCTCTGATTCTGGTCGTCCGCCGAG gtCTAGTATGATCCCAGTGATCGTGCATATACCAAATAGTGGCTCGTTACCAATTGCTGCAAGAGCTGCACCTGCTTGGTTGGGCAGCAGTGTTCTCCTGGTTGCTGTTTTTGGCGCTGTCTTGGGTCTACTTGGTGTTATAATACTTGTTTTaattttgtacatatataaaaa TAAAAGGCCAAAAGCCAGTGGTTCAGTAAGTTCAGTAGGAACTGGCTACAGAGAAAAATCACCAGTTCCCTCTGCTCTGAGCCCGACTCCTCAAGTACTCGGGGCAAATATGCTTCAAGATGCCTTGGAAGTACCTCGAAGAGGAAATCGAATCGAGAACGCGCGCAATATCGATGAAAACGAGGAAGAGGCTGAGACTGGAGACGACCTAGAGGAAGATGATCATGTTGATCAAGAGATTGTAGACGACAGTAACAATAGTGAATCTCGTGAAGTCAAGAATGATAACAATGACGTCGAGAATCCGGTTTTTGCAGCGAGGAACTACAATGCCACTATTAAAA GTGTAACATCGGCTAGACAATTGCCTCTTTACGCAAGACATAAGGTGGCTCCAGCTCCAAATCCTCCAGGTTTATCAGCAACCTCCAACATCCCCAATATCGGCGGTTTAGTTCAGAACAT
- the LOC126865447 gene encoding putative gustatory receptor 28b yields the protein MFKPKTLRQTIVPSLVMNFLFGMGISDVVSKKPSKLIEYAYTLCVLILVNVVGILMVPYFNKYYIISMLSLSRIAFKLLIYANLWTLSTLIAASRLNAQKLRTLIALVETNDQAMERIGLPRMYRTLFMYQIKEFVVYGFITVVFVAATSKWHFATSTPTMMKLCLSLVAHVPFVVIYVSSATFGFWVTCLRLKLHQLNQLLHSMLATMTPESSLHKRFLQTKNDFENNKFWSFRNEQGSHGNTNKIRSIKQMHLKIIKIVKVVNDAFGMQILLLMITSVIFTITFLYILYRIIWLDLTMDELIKELVSVICWFLVYASQILHVNHVCAKTNSEVTIMGDVICDLYEPSTSNEFRAEIRNFTLQLIQNPVVFTARGYFNLDHTFIQAVIGTITTYLIIMIQVGDVTKSRTARTLNNESDEILF from the exons ATGTTCAAACCGAAAACTCTCAGGCAAACCATAGTGCCGTCGTTAGTgatgaattttcttttcgGAATGGGCATCAGTGACGTTGTTAGCAAAAAACCATCGAAACTGATAGAGTACGCGTACACCCTGTGTGTTTTGATACTGGTTAATGTCGTTGGTATATTAATGGTAccttatttcaataaatattatataattagcATGCTCAGCTTAAGTCGAATCGCGTTCAAATTACTGATTTATGCGAATCTTTGGACGTTAAGCACGTTGATCGCCGCCAGCAGATTAAATGCGCAG AAATTACGTACTTTGATCGCACTTGTAGAAACGAACGATCAAGCAATGGAAAGAATAGGATTGCCACGAATGTATCGTACGCTGTTCATGTATCAGATAAAGGAATTCGTGGTTTACGGATTTATCACAGTCGTTTTCGTCGCAGCCACTTCCAAATGGCATTTTGCAACATCCACGCCAACGATGATGAAACTGTGCCTTTCCTTGGTAGCCCACGTTCCATTCGTAGTCATCTACGTTTCCAGCGCTACCTTCGGCTTTTGGGTCAC GTGCTTGAGATTGAAGCTTCACCAACTGAATCAATTGCTTCATAGTATGTTGGCCACGATGACACCGGAATCGTCATTGCATAAAAGATTTCTACAGACGAAGAACGATTTCGAGAACAATAAATTCTGGTCGTTTAGGAATGAACAAGGGAGCCATGGAAACACGAACAAGATAAGATCAATAAA GCAAATGCATCTAAAGATAATCAAGATCGTGAAAGTCGTGAATGACGCGTTCGGCATGCAGATTCTGTTGCTGATGATCACATCGGTTATCTTCACCATTACTTTCCTCTACATATTGTACAGAATTATATGGCTGGATCTGACCATGGATGAACTTATAAAAGAACTGGTCTCCGTGATTTGCTGGTTCCTAGTTTACGCGTCGCAAATCTTGCATGTGAATCACGTTTGTGCTAAAACGAACTCAGAG GTAACAATTATGGGCGATGTTATTTGCGACCTGTACGAACCATCCACCAGCAACGAATTTCGAGCAGAG ATTCGAAATTTCACCCTACAGCTGATACAAAATCCGGTGGTATTCACGGCTCGTGGATATTTCAACCTGGACCACACGTTTATTCAAGCA GTCATTGGAACGATTACCACGTATCTGATAATTATGATACAAGTGGGCGATGTGACGAAGTCACGAACCGCGAGAACTCTGAACAATGAATCCGATGAGATTTTATtctaa
- the LOC126865422 gene encoding protein KRI1 homolog: MITLFNGNNSDSDEELKINTDYAKNYNNWRQKEELNKLKTKYGDVNDDTNLDESSESESSSEKEEENELTQQFDKDFYKTLALLKNKDPKIYNQNVTFFDDTNKAQEVYIEKKKQKTKKEKAIFLRDYERNIIVEREGKFSDSEDESILKKDKAETKQITYAQEQKELKESFKGALHDEEEEDDLLKPKTKSESEKAKEEADYKEWLKGQRTNINENEQQVLKPLRDFWSSSNLDANEKFLRDYVLNDKYLDKNTGSDDDKDDNEGRNYVIHDSDENLSEDEKNIEKQEEFELKYNFRFEEPDQEFIKRYPRSMENSLRRKDTRRAEKRAEIKKRKEDEKLRKQEELKQLKALKRKEIEEKIEKLKEITGNDDIQFNDIDLEGDFDPAKYDQKMNQIFNDDYYAVPEGNAKPEFQDIDEELGIEDTWDNYDPNTENLADEDGYEGPHCEDPEFNMDADYNPLKRVQEEMEMDSKRRKRRRKSKFAELIAKEKPKFDPQQHKSYEEYFDKYYSLDYEDMIGDIPCRFKYREVVPNDYGLSIEEILMADDKELNKWCSLKKALQYRPEHAELNDVQMYKQKAKNEALKRKILTSLYKEAEDDEEGDKKEIATTTSVNESIETKKKRRKKKKKIQDDQNDSATVEINHETSKYNKQSNESDEKIKNNVNVTEEKSKKHVKCEKRKPEEQREQPKKKKLKINKVEESINSTENKIHEEEKTTDEPIDKEFSSRKKVSDQNHNESNVKHSKKTKLKEKMMKKKLDKKKKKKNGAKDEKISSDIASLNPERLKVYGINPKKLKNKLKYGKKKQ; the protein is encoded by the exons ATGATTACTTTATTTAACGGTAATAATTCTGATTCTgatgaagaattaaaaataaatacggATTATGCTAAAAACTATAACAATTGGCGGCAGAAGGAAGAATTAAATAAGT taaaaACAAAATACGGAGACGTTAATGACGATACAAACTTAGATGAGAGTTCTGAGAGTGAGAGTTCTtctgaaaaagaagaagaaaat GAGCTGACACAGCAATTTGATAAAGATTTTTATAAGACACTAGCTCTTCTAAAAAATAAAGACCCAAAAATTTATAACCAAAATGTAACATTTTTTGATGATACTAATAAGGCACAGGAAGTATATATTGAAAAGAAGAAgcaaaaaactaaaaaagaaaaagctaTTTTTCTGAGAGATTATGAAAGGAACATTATCGTGGAAAGGGAAGGGAAATTTAGCGACAGTGAGGATGAAAGTATACTCAAAAAAGATAAAGCAGAAACTAAACAAATCACATATGCACAAGAGCAAAAAGAACTAAAAGAAAGTTTCAAAGGCGCATTGCACgacgaggaagaggaggatgATTTGCTAAAACCGAAAACCAAATCTGAAAGTGAAAAAGCAAAA gaagAGGCAGATTACAAGGAATGGTTGAAAGGACAAAGGacaaatataaatgaaaatgagCAGCAGGTACTTAAACCTCTGCGTGATTTTTGGTCTAGCTCTAATTTAGATGCTAATGAGAAATTCTTAAGGGATTATGTGCTTAATGATAAATATCTAGATAAAAATACGGGATCGGATGACGACAAAGATGACAATGAAGGCAGAAACTACGTAATTCACGACAGTGATGAGAATTTGTCAGAAGATGAGAAAAACATTGAAAAGCAAGAAGAATTTGAgcttaaatataattttagatTTGAAGAACCTGATCAGGAATTTATTAAACGGTATCCGCGTAGCATGGAGAATTCTTTAAGAAGGAAAGATACTCGTAGAGCCGAAAAGAGAGCAGAGataaaaaagaggaaagaagatgAGAAATTAAGGAAACAAGAGGAACTTAAGCAGTTGAAAGCattaaagagaaaagaaatcgaagaaaaaatagagaaattgAAGGAAATTACAGGGAATGACGATATTCAATTTAATGATATTGATTTGGAGGGTGATTTTGATCCTGCCAAATATGATCAAAAAAtgaatcaaatttttaatgaCGATTACTATGCGGTTCCCGAGGGGAATGCTAAGCCCGAGTTTCAAGATATTGACGAGGAACTAGGAATCGAGGATACCTGGGATAATTATGATCCAAATACAGAAAATTTGGCAGATGAAGATGGATATGAAGGACCGCATTGCGAGGATCCAGAATTTAAT ATGGATGCGGATTATAATCCATTGAAAAGAGTTCAGGAAGAAATGGAAATGGattctaaaagaagaaaacgtaGACGAAAGTCTAAGTTTGCAGAACTCATAGCAAAAGAAAAGCCGAAATTTGATCCCCAACAACATAAATCTTATGAAGAATATTTCGATAAGTATTACTCGTTGGATTACGAAGATATGATTGGTGACATACCATGTAGATTTAAATACAGAGAAGTTGTGCCAAACGATTATGGTTTGAGCATAGAAGag ATATTGATGGCCGATGATAAAGAATTGAATAAATGGTGTTCCTTGAAGAAAGCTCTTCAATACAGACCAGAACATGCTGAACTAAATGACGTCCAAATGTATAAACAGAAAGCCAAGAACGAGGCacttaaaagaaagatacttACAAGTCTATACAA GGAAGCCGAGGATGACGAAGAGGGAGACAAAAAAGAGATCGCAACTACTACCAGCGTTAATGAAAGCatagaaacaaaaaagaagagacgaaagaagaagaaaaagatacaaGACGATCAGAACGATTCAGCCACTGTCGAGATTAATCACGAAACATCTAAATATAACAAACAATCTAATGAAAGtgatgaaaaaataaaaaataacgttAATGTAACAGAAGAAAAATCAAAGAAACATGTGAAATGTGAAAAGCGGAAGCCAGAGGAACAGCGTGAGCAGccaaagaaaaagaagctaAAGATTAATAAGGTGGAAGAATCTATAAATTCCaccgaaaataaaattcacgaagaagaaaaaactaCAGACGAACCTATCGATAAAGAATTTTCATCTAGAAAGAAAGTTAGTGATCAAAATCACAACGAGTCAAATGTCAAACATtcgaaaaaaacaaaattaaaggAGAAGATGATGAAGAAGAAGCTcgacaaaaagaagaagaagaagaatggGGCAAAGGACGAAAAAATTAGTAGTGACATTGCTTCATTAAATCCGGAAAGATTAAAGGTATATGGAATAAATCCAAAGAAACtgaaaaacaaattgaaatacggaaagaagaaacaatAA